A stretch of DNA from Thermodesulfobacteriota bacterium:
GGACGGAAAGACCATACTTTTCGACGGCCAGACCGGAGAGCCCTTCGACCAGAAGGTTACGGTCGGCGTCATGTACATGCTGAAGCTCCATCACCTTGTCGAGGAGAAGATTCACGCGAGGGCAATCGGGCCGTATTCGCTCGTTACCCAGCAGCCCCTCGGCGGAAAGGCCCACTTCGGCGGACAGAGGCTCGGGGAAATGGAGGTGTGGGCTCTCGAAGCGTACGGCGCGTCGTACACGCTCCAGGAATTCCTAACCGTAAAATCGGACGACGTAATAGGAAGGACGAGGATTTTCGATTCGATAGTGAAGGGCGACATGAATTTCGAGCCCGGACTGCCGGAATCGTTCAAGGTCCTGCAGAAAGAGCTGCAGGCGCTTGCGCTCGATATCGACCTTCTCGAGGAAGAAGAGCTCGGAAGGGAATAAACTAAACAAAGGGAGGGAGACAACGTGGACGTAGATACACTATTTGAAAAGCCGAAGAACCCATCGGAGTATTCGGCTGTCAAGATTTCGATAGCTTCTCCCGAAAAGATAAAGGAATGGTCTCACGGCGAGGTAAGAAAGCCCGAGACGATAAACTACAGGACCTTCAAGCCGGAAAGGAGCGGGCTTTTCTGCGCCAAGATTTTCGGCCCGGTGAAGGACTACGAATGTACGTGCGGTAAATACAAGAGGCTGAAACACAGGGGAATCACGTGCGAGAAGTGCGGCGTCGAGGTTATCTCCTCCAAGGTCAGGAGGGAGAGGATGGCCCACATAGAGCTTTCCTCGCCGGTGGCGCACATATGGTTCCTGAGGAGCATACCGTCCCGTATAGGGATGCTGCTCGACATGACCTTGAAGGACCTCGAAAAGACCCTTTATTACGAGTCCTACGTCGTCCTCGATCCGGGGAACACGAGCCTTAAGTTCGCCGAGGTTTTGAGCGAGGACAGGTACAGGAAGGCCGTCGAGGATTACGGCCACAGCTTCAAGGTCGGCATGGGCGCCGAGACGATAAGGGAGATGCTGAAGAAGATCGACCTCGTCGAGCTCTCCGAGCAGCTAAGGCACGAAATGAAAAACACATCCTCCCCGATAAAGAGGGCGAGGATCGCCAAGAGGCTCCGTATATGCGAGGCCTTCAGGAAGTCGAAGAACCGCCCCGAATGGATGATCCTTACGAGGATCCCCGTTCTTCCGCCCGACCTCCGGCCGCTCGTTCCGCTGGACGGCGGAAGGTTCGCGACGTCTGACCTCAACGACCTTTACAGGCGAGTCATAAACAGGAATAACAGGCTCAAGAAGCTCCTCGAGCTGGGCGCTCCGGACATCATCGTCAGGAACGAAAAGAGGATGCTCCAGGAATCGGTCGACGCCCTTCTCGAAAACGGGAGAAGGGGAAGGCCGGTTCTCGGGCACAACCACAGGCCGCTCAAGAGCTTGAGCGACATAATCAAGGGAAAACAGGGAAGGTTCAGGCAGAACCTCCTCGGAAAAAGGGTGGACTATTCGGGCCGTTCGGTTATCACCGTGGGCCCCGAGCTCAGGCTCCACCAGTGCGGTATTCCGAAGCAGATGGGGCTCGAGCTTTTCAGGCCGTTCATATACCAGAAGCTCGAATTGTGGGGAGCCGCCGCCACCATTAAAATCGCGAAAAAGCTCGTCGAGCAGGAGGCCCCGATCGTATGGGACGCCCTCGACGAAGTTATTAAAGAACACCCGGTGCTTCTGAACCGTGCGCCTACGCTCCACCGTCTCAGCATCCAGGCCTTCGAGCCTATACTGATCGAGGACAAGGCTATTCAGATTCACCCGCTCGTCTGCCCGGCGTATAACGCGGACTTCGACGGCGACCAGATGGCCGTACACGTGCCCCTTTCTATAGAGGCGCAGACGGAATGCAGGGCGCTCGTCATGTCCACTAACAACATACTGTCGCCGGCGCACGGAAAGCCGATAATCCTCCCGACGCAGGACATCGTCCTCGGCATCTACTACATGACGAGGGACATGGCCACCGACAAGGGGGACGGCAAGATATTCTCCAGCATCGACGAAGTACACATGGCGTACGACTCGGGCGAGATAGGAATACACGCGAAGATAAAGGTCCGCGTCAACGGCAAGCTCTACGAAACGACGGCCGGGCGCGTGATACTTTACAACATCATGCCGGACGGCATACCGTTCGAGCTCGTCAACAGGGTCATGACAAAGAGGGCCATCGAAGAGCTCGTCGATACCTGCTTCAGGATGGCGGGCGGCAAGAGCACTGTAATCCTTGCGGACCGCATGAGAACCCTCGGGTTCAAGTATTCGACCAGGGCCGGTATATCGATATCGATAGGCGACATGAGCATTCCGGAGAGGAAAAAAGACCTCCTCCAGAAGGCCCAGGACGAAGTCGTAAAGGTACAGAACCAGTACTCTCACGGTCTTATCACGGACGGCGAGAGGTATAACAAGGTAATCGACATCTGGGCCAGGACGAGCGACGACGTCGCCCAGGAAATGATGAGAGATATTTCGTACGAAGAGATCGTCGACGAAGACGGCACCGTAAAGAGGGGCGCGAGCTCGAACCCGATATACATGATGATCGATTCGGGTGCGAGGGGGAGCCAGACCCAGGTCCGTCAGCTCGCGGGCATGAGGGGCCTTATGGCTAAGCCCTCGGGTGAAATCATCGAGACCCCGATCACGTCCAACTTCAGGGAAGGGCTGACGGTTCTCCAGTACTTCATCTCGACCCACGGTGCGAGAAAAGGTCTCGCGGACACGGCGCTGAAGACGGCGAACGCGGGTTATTTGACGAGAAGGCTCATCGACGTCGCGCAGGACGTAATGATCAAGGAATACGACTGCGGAACTGTCGAGGGCATAACCGTGAGCGACCTCGTCGAGGGCGGCGAGATAATAGAGCGCGTCGGCGACAGGGTGCTCGGAAGGGTTACGCTCGAGGACATAGTCGATCCCGTAAGCGGCGAGACGATAGTCAGGGCAAACCAGGAAATCGACGAGCAGGCCGCGGCCAAGATAGACGAGGCCGGGAGCGTCACGGAAGTAAGGATAAGGTCCGTGCTCACGTGCGAAACGCGCATAGGCGTTTGCGCGCTCTGCTACGGCAGGAACCTCGCCACCGGAAAGCTCGTCAACATAGGCGAGGCCGTCGGAATCATAGCGGCCCAGTCGATCGGCGAGCCCGGAACGCAGCTCACCATGAGAACGTTCCACATCGGCGGTGCGGCCAGCCAGAGGGCGGCCGAGAGCACGCTCGAGGCCACCCACGAGGGTACGGTCAAGTTCCAGAGCGTAAGGACCGTCGAGACGAAGGACGGGAGCTTCGTCGTAATCAACCGTACCGGAACGCTTATAATCGTGGACGACAAGGGCTACGAAAGGGAGCGCTACCCGCTCGCCCTCGGTGCGAAGCTCAAGATTGCCGACGGGCAGAAGGTTAAAGAAGGACAGCTACTCGCGGAATGGGACCCGTACACTACTCCGTTTATATCCGAATTCGACGGGACGGTGGGATTTGTCGATCTGGAGCAGGGTATAACCTTGAAGGAGCAGGTCGACGAGGTCACCGGTATTTACAAAAAGGTAGTCATAGAATCCAAGAGCCTGGATGTTCACCCCGGCCTCGTGATACACACGAACGAGGGGAAGAGCATTCAGTACTCGCTTCCCATAGGGGCGATTATCGAGGTTAACGAAGGCGATGCCGTGAACGCGGGAGACGTCGTGGCCAAGATAGCCCGTGCGACCGCGAAGACCAAGGACATCACGGGCGGCCTTCCGAGGGTTGCCGAACTCTTCGAGGCGAGGATACCGAAGGATCCGGCCGTCGTAACCGAGATCGACGGTATCGTGAGCTACGGGAAGGACCTGA
This window harbors:
- the rpoC gene encoding DNA-directed RNA polymerase subunit beta'; the encoded protein is MDVDTLFEKPKNPSEYSAVKISIASPEKIKEWSHGEVRKPETINYRTFKPERSGLFCAKIFGPVKDYECTCGKYKRLKHRGITCEKCGVEVISSKVRRERMAHIELSSPVAHIWFLRSIPSRIGMLLDMTLKDLEKTLYYESYVVLDPGNTSLKFAEVLSEDRYRKAVEDYGHSFKVGMGAETIREMLKKIDLVELSEQLRHEMKNTSSPIKRARIAKRLRICEAFRKSKNRPEWMILTRIPVLPPDLRPLVPLDGGRFATSDLNDLYRRVINRNNRLKKLLELGAPDIIVRNEKRMLQESVDALLENGRRGRPVLGHNHRPLKSLSDIIKGKQGRFRQNLLGKRVDYSGRSVITVGPELRLHQCGIPKQMGLELFRPFIYQKLELWGAAATIKIAKKLVEQEAPIVWDALDEVIKEHPVLLNRAPTLHRLSIQAFEPILIEDKAIQIHPLVCPAYNADFDGDQMAVHVPLSIEAQTECRALVMSTNNILSPAHGKPIILPTQDIVLGIYYMTRDMATDKGDGKIFSSIDEVHMAYDSGEIGIHAKIKVRVNGKLYETTAGRVILYNIMPDGIPFELVNRVMTKRAIEELVDTCFRMAGGKSTVILADRMRTLGFKYSTRAGISISIGDMSIPERKKDLLQKAQDEVVKVQNQYSHGLITDGERYNKVIDIWARTSDDVAQEMMRDISYEEIVDEDGTVKRGASSNPIYMMIDSGARGSQTQVRQLAGMRGLMAKPSGEIIETPITSNFREGLTVLQYFISTHGARKGLADTALKTANAGYLTRRLIDVAQDVMIKEYDCGTVEGITVSDLVEGGEIIERVGDRVLGRVTLEDIVDPVSGETIVRANQEIDEQAAAKIDEAGSVTEVRIRSVLTCETRIGVCALCYGRNLATGKLVNIGEAVGIIAAQSIGEPGTQLTMRTFHIGGAASQRAAESTLEATHEGTVKFQSVRTVETKDGSFVVINRTGTLIIVDDKGYERERYPLALGAKLKIADGQKVKEGQLLAEWDPYTTPFISEFDGTVGFVDLEQGITLKEQVDEVTGIYKKVVIESKSLDVHPGLVIHTNEGKSIQYSLPIGAIIEVNEGDAVNAGDVVAKIARATAKTKDITGGLPRVAELFEARIPKDPAVVTEIDGIVSYGKDLKGKRRVVVTPEVGEPKEYLVPRGKHVLVREGEIVTSGDQLVDGSVNPHDILRIRGERALTRYLVDEIQEVYRLQGVKINDKHIEAIVRQMLKRVRIKDPGDTILLVGEAVEKHIFFEENERVLEQGGRPASAEPLLLGITRASLSTDSWLSAASFQETTRVLTEAACEGKADNLRGLKENVIMGRLIPAGTGLPIYRNIDVEVPVLEVPVPAAASADE